Proteins from one Osmerus mordax isolate fOsmMor3 chromosome 21, fOsmMor3.pri, whole genome shotgun sequence genomic window:
- the ubn2a gene encoding ubinuclein-2a isoform X2: MAEPRKVQFVTLSAFAGGSASDSRKRRLDDEADINLDEDAEADTIATGAGDGGLFGKAGDRDKAEAKKITVRLNLSLSEPSDQSSAEFNYSELIQNLQAKKTPPSIAPAPVPAPVLDPNDPFNDDEKDRLQVEAMAKKFENKYGNAGKKKRKDRMQDLIDIGFGYDETDPFIDNSEAYDELVPASLTTKLGGFYINTGTLQFRATSEDEGEDGAKEGEPRKLKDGEEQVIKRRKRKEGNSLEEKKPRKNRVPKQGVSSHNIHRPEKKKRKKLMKDSLCLAAMLRRFTREKEELRKVNPSAVHPGLAGGLANAPRANNMLANSHMHGNAANNDVSLADLTSDPAMMSLLGSTNEKELQDLLGDLDFSLLDSSAPHSSARENGLLGVGVPGPKVGGGGLGRGLGASAGLLSPPPLPDGLPPPLTKRIEDLRAASRQFDQEGRKKFFTLDMNNILLDIELQVQEQPVAVRSQVYSHMEAFVPCNKEALLKRLKKLSLNIQDDRLRTPLLKLKLAVCSVMPEQIQKYNMDCMAKAAKQQSEEVEKNGSGEEEDEEKPGKRVMGPRKKFVWDDKLRGLLCNLVRVKLSCYELEAQCSLSVEDYLKAFMENEVKPLWPKGWMQARMLFKESRAVHSHLTGNLAKKRMVPGPKAKAKEGPWIQRLPTATPPSLPSSMAVAGARLPLSSSPAFPSEPICLSDSLDEDLTAPSLDSISHALALLSNAAKGLGPGDSPLSPPPLQVPASSPPSVAPHYPSAQHSLSKMETPPLVAMSLANSVSASMVAMTTASTSPSVSSMARLQAGQALTVRGGDAYGLMKGVGLMGQAQRHVGAATASHRTGVLAGGSKLHPPPSPSPPKPRPPPTASPLLPPHQKGFASPGAGKAASGMAVSGLAKSGTKAGGAGSSNGGHMGALPQSSSPSPQSRANSHPGAQSFCPPSSSSPSSSPASSSSSSSHPQAKGLPSHAHHHPHHQSNFITPMQATLTKSSHSSSSPIIKLTPRPPAPTPPPSSSPSPPSSSPSHGLSLPQMMAGQHQYQSPKASGFRPPFSVQGGGQAKAGGGGIYSFAGGQKAPSVISGGANASSSPMGMSPAGSPSPSGSHGQQRQRAAGGAGQGSKSVGSRALTGTLATPPVTSHLSQVSSAGGTLLGSPPSLPLGFGMLGGLVPVSLPFQFPSLLNFSPPGVPGASGANSGYALAQSELMELYKSLQSGSQPALPPHLQLAFSDANQSQGGDMKRKSH; this comes from the exons ATGGCCGAACCGAGAAAAGTACAATTTGTCACCCTCTCGGCCTTCGCTGGTGGATCAGCCTCGGATTCTAGGAAACGCCGGTTGGATGATGAGGCCGACATCAACTTAGATGAAGATGCGGAGGCCGACACCATAGCGACCGGGGCAGGAGATGGTGGTCTTTTCGGCAAAGCTGGCGACAGGGACAAGGCTGAAGCAAAGAAGATTACTGTGCGATTGAACCTTTCTCTGTCCGAGCCCAGCGATCAATCGTCTGCCGAGTTCAATTACAGCGAACTCATCCAAAATCTCCAG gcaaAGAAGACCCCCCCTAGTATCGCCCCTGCCCCTGTCCCTGCCCCTGTACTCGACCCTAACGACCCTTTTAACGACGATGAGAAAGACAGACTGCAGGTCGAAGCCATGGCtaaaaagtttgaaaacaaataT GGGAATGctgggaagaagaagaggaaggataGGATGCAGGATCTGATAGACATAGGCTTTGGCTACGACGAGACCGATCCCTTCATAGACAACTCGGAAGCA TACGATGAGCTGGTGCCCGCCTCCCTGACCACCAAGCTGGGAGGGTTCTACATCAACACGGGCACGCTGCAGTTCCGCGCCACCTCGGAGGACGAGGGCGAAGACGGGGCCAAGGAGGGCGAACCCCGG AAACTcaaggatggagaggagcaaGTGATCAAGAGACggaagagaaaagaagggaacagcctggaggagaagaagccCAGGAAGAACAGAGTGCCCAAGCAAGG AGTATCGTCTCACAACATCCATcgaccagagaagaagaagaggaagaaactgATGAAGGACTCGTTGTGCCTGGCGGCTATGCTACGTCGCTTCAcccgggagaaggaggagttgcGGAAGGTCAACCCCAGCGCGGTGCACCCTGGCCTGGCAGGCGGCTTGGCCAACGCCCCCCGCGCTAACAACATGCTAGCGAACTCCCACATGCACGGCAACGCAGCCAACAACGACGTCTCACTGGCCGACCTGACCTCCGACCCCGCCATGATGTCACTGCTGGGCTCGACCAACGAGAAGGAGCTGCAGGACCTCCTAGGCGACCTGGACTTTAGCCTGCTGGACTCGAGTGCGCCGCACTCGTCGGCGAGAGAGAACGGCCTTCTGGGAGTTGGAGTTCCAGGGCCGaaagtgggaggagggggtctgGGAAGGGGACTGGGAGCCTCAGCAGGCctcctatccccccctcccctcccggacggcctgcctcctcccctcaccaaaCGGATCGAGGACCTACGGGCG GCTTCGCGGCAGTTTGATCAAGAAGGCAGGAAGAAATTCTTCACCCTGGATATGAATAACATCTTGCTGGA tatTGAGCTGCAGGTGCAGGAGCAGCCGGTGGCGGTGCGCTCGCAGGTCTACTCCCACATGGAGGCCTTCGTGCCCTGCAACAAGGAGGCCCTGCTCAAACGCCTGAAGAAGCTGAGCCTCAACATCCAG GATGACCGCCTGCGGACGCCCCTGTTGAAGCTGAAGCTGGCCGTGTGCAGTGTGATGCCCGAGCAGATCCAGAAATACAACATGGACTGCATGGCCAAGGCTGCcaa gCAGCAGtctgaggaggtggagaagaacggttctggggaggaggaggacgaggagaagcCAGGCAAGAGGGTCATGGGTCCCAGGAAGAAGTTTGTCTGGGACGACAAGCTCAG gggcctGCTGTGTAACCTGGTGCGTGTGAAGCTGAGCTGCTACGAGCTGGAGGCCCAGTGCTCTCTGTCGGTGGAGGACTACCTCAAGGCCTTCATGGAGAATGAAGTCAAACCACTGTGGCCCAAGGGCTGGATGCAGGCCAG GATGCTGTTCAAGGAGAGCCGTGCTGTACACAGTCACCTCACTGGCAACCT AGCTAAGAAGAGGATGGTCCCTGGTCCAAAGGCCAAAGCCAAG GAGGGCCCGTGGATCCAGAGACTCCCCAccgccacccctccctccctgccctcctccatggCGGTGGCTGGCGCccgcctgcccctctcctcctcgcccgccTTCCCCTCGGAGCCCATCTGCCTGTCGGACTCCCTGGACGAGGATCTGACGGCGCCCTCGCTCGACTCCATCTCCCACGCCCTGGCCCTGCTCAGCAACGCCGCCAAGGGCCTGGGCCCCGGGgacagccccctctcccccccgcccctccaggTCCCCGCCTCCTCCCCGCCCTCGGTGGCGCCCCACTACCCCTCCGCACAGCATTCCCTCTCCAAGATGGAGACCCCCCCTCTGGTGGCCATGTCCCTGGCCAACTCCGTCTCCGCCTCCATGGTCGCCATGACGACGgcgtctacctctccctccgtgTCCTCGATGGCGCGCCTCCAGGCGGGGCAGGCGCTGACGGTCCGGGGCGGGGACGCGTACGGCTTGATGAAAGGGGTGGGGCTCATGGGGCAGGCGCAGAGGCACGTCGGCGCGGCGACGGCCTCCCACCGGACGGGCGTGCTGGCCGGAGGGAGTAAACTCCACCCGCCGccgtccccctccccgcccAAGCCACGCCCGCCCCCCACAGCGtcgcccctcctgcccccccaccagAAGGGTTTCGCCTCCCCAGGGGCGGGCAAGGCGGCGTCGGGCATGGCCGTGTCCGGACTGGCCAAGAGCGGCACCAAAGCTGGCGGCGCCGGCAGCAGCAACGGTGGCCACATGGGGGCCCTGCCccaatcctcctccccctccccgcagTCCCGCGCCAACTCCCACCCCGGCGCCCAGTCCTTctgccccccctcttcctcctcgccctcctcctctcccgcctcctcctcctcctcgtcctcccaccCCCAGGCGAAGGGGCTCCCCTCCCacgcccaccaccacccccaccaccagtcCAACTTCATCACGCCCATGCAGGCCACGCTCACCAAGTCCTCCCACAGCAGCAGCTCGCCCATCATCAAGCTCACGccccggcccccggcccccacccccccgccctcttcctccccctcccctccctcctcctccccctcccatggcCTGTCCCTCCCCCAGATGATGGCCGGGCAGCACCAGTACCAGTCCCCCAAGGCCTCGGGCTTCCGGCCCCCCTTCAGCGTGCAGGGCGGGGGCCAGGCCAAGGCCGGGGGCGGGGGGATCTACAGCTTCGCTGGGGGTCAGAAGGCTCCGTCGGTCATCAGCGGTGGAGCCAACGCCAGCAGCAGCCCCATGGGCATGTCGCCGGCcggcagcccctccccctccggcaGCCACGggcagcagaggcagagggCGGCGGGCGGAGCCGGCCAGGGCAGCAAATCCGTCGGCAGTCGGGCGCTGACGGGAACCCTGGCCACGCCTCCTGTTACCTCCCACCTGTCACAG GTGTCTTCAGCGGGCGGCACCCTGCTgggcagccccccctccctgcccctgggCTTCGGGATGCTGGGGGGTCTGGTGCCCGTGTCGCTGCCCTTCCAGTTCCCCTCGTTGCTCAACTTCAGCCCCCCCGGGGTGCCAGGGGCCAGTGGCGCCAACTCAGGATACGCCCTGGCACAGAGCGAGCTCATGG aaCTGTATAAGAGTCTCCAGTCAGGGTCACAGCCTGCACTACCTCCCCACTTGCAGCTTGCTTTCTCAG ATGCGAACCAAAGCCAGGGTGGAGACATGAAGAGGAAGTCCCACTGA
- the ubn2a gene encoding ubinuclein-2a isoform X1, translated as MAEPRKVQFVTLSAFAGGSASDSRKRRLDDEADINLDEDAEADTIATGAGDGGLFGKAGDRDKAEAKKITVRLNLSLSEPSDQSSAEFNYSELIQNLQAKKTPPSIAPAPVPAPVLDPNDPFNDDEKDRLQVEAMAKKFENKYGNAGKKKRKDRMQDLIDIGFGYDETDPFIDNSEAYDELVPASLTTKLGGFYINTGTLQFRATSEDEGEDGAKEGEPRQKLKDGEEQVIKRRKRKEGNSLEEKKPRKNRVPKQGVSSHNIHRPEKKKRKKLMKDSLCLAAMLRRFTREKEELRKVNPSAVHPGLAGGLANAPRANNMLANSHMHGNAANNDVSLADLTSDPAMMSLLGSTNEKELQDLLGDLDFSLLDSSAPHSSARENGLLGVGVPGPKVGGGGLGRGLGASAGLLSPPPLPDGLPPPLTKRIEDLRAASRQFDQEGRKKFFTLDMNNILLDIELQVQEQPVAVRSQVYSHMEAFVPCNKEALLKRLKKLSLNIQDDRLRTPLLKLKLAVCSVMPEQIQKYNMDCMAKAAKQQSEEVEKNGSGEEEDEEKPGKRVMGPRKKFVWDDKLRGLLCNLVRVKLSCYELEAQCSLSVEDYLKAFMENEVKPLWPKGWMQARMLFKESRAVHSHLTGNLAKKRMVPGPKAKAKEGPWIQRLPTATPPSLPSSMAVAGARLPLSSSPAFPSEPICLSDSLDEDLTAPSLDSISHALALLSNAAKGLGPGDSPLSPPPLQVPASSPPSVAPHYPSAQHSLSKMETPPLVAMSLANSVSASMVAMTTASTSPSVSSMARLQAGQALTVRGGDAYGLMKGVGLMGQAQRHVGAATASHRTGVLAGGSKLHPPPSPSPPKPRPPPTASPLLPPHQKGFASPGAGKAASGMAVSGLAKSGTKAGGAGSSNGGHMGALPQSSSPSPQSRANSHPGAQSFCPPSSSSPSSSPASSSSSSSHPQAKGLPSHAHHHPHHQSNFITPMQATLTKSSHSSSSPIIKLTPRPPAPTPPPSSSPSPPSSSPSHGLSLPQMMAGQHQYQSPKASGFRPPFSVQGGGQAKAGGGGIYSFAGGQKAPSVISGGANASSSPMGMSPAGSPSPSGSHGQQRQRAAGGAGQGSKSVGSRALTGTLATPPVTSHLSQVSSAGGTLLGSPPSLPLGFGMLGGLVPVSLPFQFPSLLNFSPPGVPGASGANSGYALAQSELMELYKSLQSGSQPALPPHLQLAFSDANQSQGGDMKRKSH; from the exons ATGGCCGAACCGAGAAAAGTACAATTTGTCACCCTCTCGGCCTTCGCTGGTGGATCAGCCTCGGATTCTAGGAAACGCCGGTTGGATGATGAGGCCGACATCAACTTAGATGAAGATGCGGAGGCCGACACCATAGCGACCGGGGCAGGAGATGGTGGTCTTTTCGGCAAAGCTGGCGACAGGGACAAGGCTGAAGCAAAGAAGATTACTGTGCGATTGAACCTTTCTCTGTCCGAGCCCAGCGATCAATCGTCTGCCGAGTTCAATTACAGCGAACTCATCCAAAATCTCCAG gcaaAGAAGACCCCCCCTAGTATCGCCCCTGCCCCTGTCCCTGCCCCTGTACTCGACCCTAACGACCCTTTTAACGACGATGAGAAAGACAGACTGCAGGTCGAAGCCATGGCtaaaaagtttgaaaacaaataT GGGAATGctgggaagaagaagaggaaggataGGATGCAGGATCTGATAGACATAGGCTTTGGCTACGACGAGACCGATCCCTTCATAGACAACTCGGAAGCA TACGATGAGCTGGTGCCCGCCTCCCTGACCACCAAGCTGGGAGGGTTCTACATCAACACGGGCACGCTGCAGTTCCGCGCCACCTCGGAGGACGAGGGCGAAGACGGGGCCAAGGAGGGCGAACCCCGG CAGAAACTcaaggatggagaggagcaaGTGATCAAGAGACggaagagaaaagaagggaacagcctggaggagaagaagccCAGGAAGAACAGAGTGCCCAAGCAAGG AGTATCGTCTCACAACATCCATcgaccagagaagaagaagaggaagaaactgATGAAGGACTCGTTGTGCCTGGCGGCTATGCTACGTCGCTTCAcccgggagaaggaggagttgcGGAAGGTCAACCCCAGCGCGGTGCACCCTGGCCTGGCAGGCGGCTTGGCCAACGCCCCCCGCGCTAACAACATGCTAGCGAACTCCCACATGCACGGCAACGCAGCCAACAACGACGTCTCACTGGCCGACCTGACCTCCGACCCCGCCATGATGTCACTGCTGGGCTCGACCAACGAGAAGGAGCTGCAGGACCTCCTAGGCGACCTGGACTTTAGCCTGCTGGACTCGAGTGCGCCGCACTCGTCGGCGAGAGAGAACGGCCTTCTGGGAGTTGGAGTTCCAGGGCCGaaagtgggaggagggggtctgGGAAGGGGACTGGGAGCCTCAGCAGGCctcctatccccccctcccctcccggacggcctgcctcctcccctcaccaaaCGGATCGAGGACCTACGGGCG GCTTCGCGGCAGTTTGATCAAGAAGGCAGGAAGAAATTCTTCACCCTGGATATGAATAACATCTTGCTGGA tatTGAGCTGCAGGTGCAGGAGCAGCCGGTGGCGGTGCGCTCGCAGGTCTACTCCCACATGGAGGCCTTCGTGCCCTGCAACAAGGAGGCCCTGCTCAAACGCCTGAAGAAGCTGAGCCTCAACATCCAG GATGACCGCCTGCGGACGCCCCTGTTGAAGCTGAAGCTGGCCGTGTGCAGTGTGATGCCCGAGCAGATCCAGAAATACAACATGGACTGCATGGCCAAGGCTGCcaa gCAGCAGtctgaggaggtggagaagaacggttctggggaggaggaggacgaggagaagcCAGGCAAGAGGGTCATGGGTCCCAGGAAGAAGTTTGTCTGGGACGACAAGCTCAG gggcctGCTGTGTAACCTGGTGCGTGTGAAGCTGAGCTGCTACGAGCTGGAGGCCCAGTGCTCTCTGTCGGTGGAGGACTACCTCAAGGCCTTCATGGAGAATGAAGTCAAACCACTGTGGCCCAAGGGCTGGATGCAGGCCAG GATGCTGTTCAAGGAGAGCCGTGCTGTACACAGTCACCTCACTGGCAACCT AGCTAAGAAGAGGATGGTCCCTGGTCCAAAGGCCAAAGCCAAG GAGGGCCCGTGGATCCAGAGACTCCCCAccgccacccctccctccctgccctcctccatggCGGTGGCTGGCGCccgcctgcccctctcctcctcgcccgccTTCCCCTCGGAGCCCATCTGCCTGTCGGACTCCCTGGACGAGGATCTGACGGCGCCCTCGCTCGACTCCATCTCCCACGCCCTGGCCCTGCTCAGCAACGCCGCCAAGGGCCTGGGCCCCGGGgacagccccctctcccccccgcccctccaggTCCCCGCCTCCTCCCCGCCCTCGGTGGCGCCCCACTACCCCTCCGCACAGCATTCCCTCTCCAAGATGGAGACCCCCCCTCTGGTGGCCATGTCCCTGGCCAACTCCGTCTCCGCCTCCATGGTCGCCATGACGACGgcgtctacctctccctccgtgTCCTCGATGGCGCGCCTCCAGGCGGGGCAGGCGCTGACGGTCCGGGGCGGGGACGCGTACGGCTTGATGAAAGGGGTGGGGCTCATGGGGCAGGCGCAGAGGCACGTCGGCGCGGCGACGGCCTCCCACCGGACGGGCGTGCTGGCCGGAGGGAGTAAACTCCACCCGCCGccgtccccctccccgcccAAGCCACGCCCGCCCCCCACAGCGtcgcccctcctgcccccccaccagAAGGGTTTCGCCTCCCCAGGGGCGGGCAAGGCGGCGTCGGGCATGGCCGTGTCCGGACTGGCCAAGAGCGGCACCAAAGCTGGCGGCGCCGGCAGCAGCAACGGTGGCCACATGGGGGCCCTGCCccaatcctcctccccctccccgcagTCCCGCGCCAACTCCCACCCCGGCGCCCAGTCCTTctgccccccctcttcctcctcgccctcctcctctcccgcctcctcctcctcctcgtcctcccaccCCCAGGCGAAGGGGCTCCCCTCCCacgcccaccaccacccccaccaccagtcCAACTTCATCACGCCCATGCAGGCCACGCTCACCAAGTCCTCCCACAGCAGCAGCTCGCCCATCATCAAGCTCACGccccggcccccggcccccacccccccgccctcttcctccccctcccctccctcctcctccccctcccatggcCTGTCCCTCCCCCAGATGATGGCCGGGCAGCACCAGTACCAGTCCCCCAAGGCCTCGGGCTTCCGGCCCCCCTTCAGCGTGCAGGGCGGGGGCCAGGCCAAGGCCGGGGGCGGGGGGATCTACAGCTTCGCTGGGGGTCAGAAGGCTCCGTCGGTCATCAGCGGTGGAGCCAACGCCAGCAGCAGCCCCATGGGCATGTCGCCGGCcggcagcccctccccctccggcaGCCACGggcagcagaggcagagggCGGCGGGCGGAGCCGGCCAGGGCAGCAAATCCGTCGGCAGTCGGGCGCTGACGGGAACCCTGGCCACGCCTCCTGTTACCTCCCACCTGTCACAG GTGTCTTCAGCGGGCGGCACCCTGCTgggcagccccccctccctgcccctgggCTTCGGGATGCTGGGGGGTCTGGTGCCCGTGTCGCTGCCCTTCCAGTTCCCCTCGTTGCTCAACTTCAGCCCCCCCGGGGTGCCAGGGGCCAGTGGCGCCAACTCAGGATACGCCCTGGCACAGAGCGAGCTCATGG aaCTGTATAAGAGTCTCCAGTCAGGGTCACAGCCTGCACTACCTCCCCACTTGCAGCTTGCTTTCTCAG ATGCGAACCAAAGCCAGGGTGGAGACATGAAGAGGAAGTCCCACTGA